The nucleotide sequence AAATGGGGGCATTAGCCACGACCGGATGTTATCCCTTTGATCACAAGCGAGAAGGGCTAGTTTTAGCTGAAGGGGGAGCCGTATTTGTATTAGAGTCTGAAGCGAATGCCGCACAAAGGGGTGCGTTGATCTATGGGCGAGTGTTAGGATTTGGTTTGACTTGTGATGCTTATCATGTCAGTGCCCCCGATAGGAATTTTCACAGTGCGGCGATGGCTGTTAAACAATGTTTAGAGCGTAGCTGTCTTTTGAATAGTGATATTGACTATATTCATGCTCATGGAACTAGCACCCAACTCAATGATCATCGAGAAGCCCAACTGATTAAACATCTATTTTCTCATCGGGTTGCTGTAAGTTCTACCAAAGGAGCGACAGGCCATACTTTGGGGGCTTCAGGAGCAATGGGGATAGCTTTTTCGTTAATGGCTTTGCGGCATCAACAGTTACCGCCTTGTGTCGGTTTACAAGAGTCGGCTTTTGATTTGAATTTAATCACACAGCCACAGCAACAAACAATCTGTTCTGTATTGTGTTTCGGTTTTGGCTTTGGGGGACAAAATGCGGTTATTGCTTTAGCTTAAGGGTTTTTGGTGCTGAATTTTGGGCCAGAGGAGGAGCTATTCGGCGAAAACCGCTACTTAACTACTTGACTATCTTGAATTTTCCATTGATTTCGTTGACGCACTAGCTCATAGCGCACTAGCAAATTATCATTGTAAGAACGCTTGGGAGAGAGTTGCCCATTTTGATAAAATTTGGCTTTTTCGCTCACTTGAGCATCGATAAAGGCTCGGTCAGGGTCTTGAGGATTAATCTTTAAAGAACGTAGTTCTAACTGATGTTCATATTCATAGTGACTCTGGCTTCCTTTGAGAGCTTTGGCGCGATTTTCCCATAGGGATAACATCGGATCGGCTAAAACATCTTTTAATCGACCCACTTGGTGTTGTTTCCCAAACGCTTTCGACTTGCTATATAACCACTCTTGTAGCACGGAGAGGGCATTTCCTTCAGTTAAGGGCCCAGCAATCACCACATGAGCGTCCGCCGCCGGAATATCTAAAGGAGAATGTTGCAGTTGAATAGCTAAATAATTTCCTTCTAATCCTTCAGGATCGAAAAGATTATTATATAAGGCTTTCAAACCCCATCCCCCGGTTAAAGTGCCCAATAAGACGGCTGTAGCTAACAATAACCGTTGTCTATTGAGCTTTTTCGCCCTAGATTTCAGCCGCTTTCTCGAGGTTAATCTCGGCACCGGTACGGGTTCTGATTCTACTGGCGGCTCAACCGGTGGCTCAACCGGTGGCTCAACCAGTGGCTCAATTGCCGTTAAAGGGTTC is from Gloeothece verrucosa PCC 7822 and encodes:
- a CDS encoding beta-ketoacyl-ACP synthase, which encodes MNVVVTGIGLLSCLGDLTESWQSLLAGKSGIKLHQPFPAFAPRPLGLIDQTPISLSSLTEQLVHTALKDANLTTPLAECGVVMGSSRGYQAVWEQWLTSIARHHPRQTSPPDYSSIRLESWLDHLPHHCAIATARLLGSTGPVLAPMAACATGIWAIAQGVELIQQGRCQRVIAGAVEAPITPLNLASFEQMGALATTGCYPFDHKREGLVLAEGGAVFVLESEANAAQRGALIYGRVLGFGLTCDAYHVSAPDRNFHSAAMAVKQCLERSCLLNSDIDYIHAHGTSTQLNDHREAQLIKHLFSHRVAVSSTKGATGHTLGASGAMGIAFSLMALRHQQLPPCVGLQESAFDLNLITQPQQQTICSVLCFGFGFGGQNAVIALA